Below is a genomic region from Phycobacter azelaicus.
CTCGCAAGGCTGCTATGAGCCTCATATCCTGCGACGAAATCGCACCTCCAAGAGTCATAACTGCTGACCTACATGCAGGTCTGAAACTGACTTAGGAAACGCGACATGACTGCATACACATTGCCTGCGCGCCTGTCCTTGTGGCAGCGCATCCTCTTTGCCATTCCCGTACTTGGGCGCATTGCCAAAGAGGTCACCTACGGCGCGGCCGACAACATCTACTACGCACTTGGGACCTTCGTCAGTTTATGGGGCTGCTCAATCCTGATGTTCGGGATTCCGGGTCTCTACATACCCGCCTTGTGCCTTGTGCCAGTCATGTTCACGCTGCTGATCCTGATCACGCGCGGATAGGACCATTTGCCGCTTGTCTTTGCGTGTCCGGGACGCATATCTGAGCGCGAGACGACGACGAAAGGCGGCAGCCATGACCGAGACGTGTGACATCCTGATTTCCGGCGGCGGTATTGCCGGTCTGACCGCAGCCGCCGCCTTCGGATCCTCCGGTTTCAGGGTCATTTGCGTTGACCCAACGCCGCCGGTCATCGAACGGGATGTCGATGGATCCGACCTACGAACAACAGCGCTGCTGCAGCCTGCGCGTGATCTGCTGGAGCATTTTGGAATCTGGGCGCGTCTGTCGGAACATGCAGCGCCTTTGCAGGTGATGCGCATTGTAGATGCAGGTGGCGAGCAGCCGGAGGCGCGTGTTGTCAAAGACTTCAACGCCGCAGACATTTCGGAGCGTCCCTTCGGCTGGAACCTGCCGAACTGGCTGTTGCGGCGCGAACTATTAGCAGTTCTTGCAGGCATGCCCAACGTGGATTTTCGCCCCGGTGTTGGCACCACGCGGCTGTTCACCCGCCTCGGCGAGGCACGAGTTGCCCTGACCGATGGCCGCCAGGAGCGGGCGCGACTTGTGCTGGCCTGTGATGGGCGCAGCTCTCCCATGCGCGAGGCCGCCGGAATTCCGGTCCAGACCACCCGTTATGGTCAAAAAGCTCTGGCCTTTGCCGTCACTCATCCAGTGCCGCACGAAAACGTTTCGACCGAAATCCACCGGTCCGGAGGA
It encodes:
- a CDS encoding UbiH/UbiF family hydroxylase, encoding MTETCDILISGGGIAGLTAAAAFGSSGFRVICVDPTPPVIERDVDGSDLRTTALLQPARDLLEHFGIWARLSEHAAPLQVMRIVDAGGEQPEARVVKDFNAADISERPFGWNLPNWLLRRELLAVLAGMPNVDFRPGVGTTRLFTRLGEARVALTDGRQERARLVLACDGRSSPMREAAGIPVQTTRYGQKALAFAVTHPVPHENVSTEIHRSGGPFTLVPLPDYEGQPSSAVVWMERGPRATELLQMEPSAFEVEMTRRSCSLFGDLKLASRRSIWPIISQSAERLAGERIALMAEAAHVVPPIGAQGLNMSLSDLRCLLDLATARPAGLGDAAMLEAYHKARHRDILMRVKGIDLLNRTSMLSPRPLRDLRAFGLSALYSMAPVRKTLMQMGLGVK